In Capsicum annuum cultivar UCD-10X-F1 chromosome 11, UCD10Xv1.1, whole genome shotgun sequence, one genomic interval encodes:
- the LOC107847615 gene encoding B2 protein, with protein sequence MDSEDKSWMNCLIWTDKFERGVKYFLKKAFERAAQGNEILCPCRDCKNQHWRYRDVAEDHLLSRGFLPSYIKWTFHGESTSSRKTHHQINDDEGSNMRDDIDGLLHDTFRNVDVESRHGEGVGEGLPEDATKFFKLLEEGKQQLYPGCENFSFSSRYRDSVRQITPGLPLFLLLALVGSNIDPSTWEDKKHPGEFCFSAQRLKKS encoded by the exons ATGGATAGTGAAGATAAAAGTTGGATGAATTGTTTAATATGGACTGATAAATTCGAGCGTGGAgtgaaatattttcttaaaaaggcGTTCGAACGAGCTGCTCAAGGAAATGAGATATTATGTCCTTGTAGAGACTGCAAGAATCAACATTGGCGTTATAGAGATGTGGCGGAGGATCACTTGCTTTCTAGAGGGTTTCTTCCTAGTTACATCAAATGGACTTTCCATGGAGAAAGCACTTCCTCGAGAAAGACACATCATCAAATCAATGATGATGAAGGTTCTAATATGCGTGATGATATTGATGGACTACTTCACGATACGTTTAGAAATGTAGATGTTGAATCGAGGCATGGAGAAGGAGTTGGAGAGGGATTACCTGAAGATgcaactaaattttttaaattattggagGAAGGAAAACAACAATTATATCCTGGGTGTGAGAATTTTA GCTTTTCATCACGTTACAGGGACTCCGTTAGGCAAATCACACCTGGATTGCCTCTTTTCTT GCTGCTAGCTTTGGTTGGCTCAAACATTGATCCATCTACTTGGGAGGACAAGAAGCACCCTGGTGAATTTTGCTTTTCTGCTCAG AGACTTAaaaaatcatga